From the Paenibacillus sp. FSL H8-0548 genome, one window contains:
- a CDS encoding AraC family transcriptional regulator — translation MEVINEKVAYENPLLSLRIFQTMRDLEGFTNWHYHKQLELLLILEGNLDVYVDEESFHLTTGDVMLIGASELHRDRSHNIIDYIVLQFDLEPFFDQSTIPYMRYFSETQMPLSKANYIFEENSAVKQQAASYIKQLLDEATHKETGYELAVSVLIKQILLLLLRHDSRNVLIEQDNFDRIRLKPVLDFIESHLMDRIQVEEVCKIANMSYYYFVKYFKKTIGLSFTEYVNYRKIKWAERILLTKDLSISEVGERIGMPNMAHFYKMFKKYNDCSPKQYQRKMLLWNRQ, via the coding sequence TTGGAAGTTATAAATGAAAAAGTCGCATATGAAAACCCGTTGCTTTCGCTGCGAATTTTTCAAACGATGCGCGATTTAGAAGGCTTTACGAACTGGCATTACCATAAACAGCTCGAGCTCCTCCTTATTCTTGAAGGGAATCTCGACGTTTATGTGGATGAGGAGAGCTTCCATCTGACTACAGGTGATGTCATGCTGATCGGAGCCTCCGAGCTGCATCGCGATCGCAGCCATAATATCATCGATTATATCGTGCTTCAATTCGATCTGGAGCCATTTTTTGATCAAAGCACGATTCCTTATATGCGCTATTTCTCAGAAACTCAAATGCCGCTTAGCAAAGCCAATTATATATTTGAGGAAAATAGTGCCGTGAAGCAGCAAGCTGCCTCCTATATTAAGCAATTGCTTGACGAAGCTACGCATAAGGAGACGGGCTATGAGCTTGCCGTCAGTGTTCTCATTAAGCAGATTCTGCTGCTCTTGCTCCGTCATGACAGCCGGAATGTGCTCATTGAGCAGGATAATTTTGACCGGATTCGCTTAAAGCCTGTGCTCGACTTTATCGAAAGCCACCTGATGGATCGCATTCAAGTCGAAGAGGTTTGCAAGATTGCTAATATGAGCTACTATTATTTCGTGAAATATTTCAAGAAAACGATCGGTCTGTCGTTTACGGAATATGTAAATTATCGCAAGATCAAGTGGGCCGAACGGATATTGCTAACGAAGGATTTAAGCATTTCGGAGGTTGGCGAGCGAATCGGGATGCCGAATATGGCTCATTTTTATAAAATGTTCAAAAAATACAATGACTGCTCACCGAAGCAATATCAGCGCAAAATGCTCCTGTGGAATCGACAATAG
- a CDS encoding response regulator transcription factor, whose protein sequence is MSQKVLVIEDEPTLARLLSYNLTQEGYETTVIDHGGEGLQMALQRNFDLVILDIMLPGMNGFEILNRLRQNGVRTPVIILTARNAEEEVVQGLKHGADDYITKPFGVAELLARVSAVLRRTQLDDSKPIESTEKVITAGELSIYPEKYEVILNGETIPLRPKEFEVLLYLVQRPGMVITRDDLMNVVWGFDYIGGQRTVDVHVSSLRKKLELGQQSVQIESIRGVGYKLVMPKKLVTPK, encoded by the coding sequence ATGTCTCAAAAAGTGCTAGTTATTGAAGATGAACCGACATTAGCAAGGCTTTTGTCGTACAATTTGACCCAAGAAGGCTATGAAACGACTGTTATCGATCATGGCGGCGAAGGCTTGCAAATGGCTTTGCAGCGCAATTTCGATTTAGTTATTCTTGATATTATGCTGCCAGGCATGAATGGATTCGAGATATTGAACCGGCTGCGCCAAAATGGCGTCAGAACACCGGTCATTATTTTGACCGCTCGCAATGCAGAGGAAGAGGTCGTACAAGGCCTGAAGCATGGGGCTGACGATTATATTACGAAGCCGTTTGGCGTTGCAGAGCTGCTTGCGCGTGTATCAGCGGTACTGCGGCGGACGCAGCTGGACGACAGCAAGCCGATTGAATCGACGGAGAAGGTTATAACTGCCGGTGAGCTTTCCATCTACCCAGAGAAATATGAGGTCATCCTAAATGGAGAAACGATTCCGCTTAGACCGAAGGAATTTGAGGTGCTGCTCTACTTGGTCCAGCGGCCAGGCATGGTCATTACTCGTGATGATCTGATGAACGTTGTATGGGGCTTTGATTATATCGGCGGTCAGCGAACGGTTGATGTTCATGTAAGCTCGCTTAGGAAGAAGCTGGAGCTTGGTCAGCAATCGGTTCAAATTGAATCTATTCGCGGCGTCGGCTACAAGCTCGTTATGCCAAAAAAGCTCGTTACCCCCAAGTGA
- a CDS encoding ATP-binding protein: MNSFRTRLTLIMIVMIALSVSAAGLFMVKTFKETHIEALEDNMVREMQIISAKMEWKSGDLPSLYSYYSKEAKELKGYTGSRVTFIRNDGTVLGDSDTDPKEMENHLDRMEIQEALETGTGRVIRASSTTKQNMMYVAIPVDIVPGQAPDVIRLSMSLKEVEESIRRLTMLLVGGLLVLFLIAALISFRLALGLTRQLEQITKVAKRIKNMDYLARVNVTKQDEIGELGNAINAMADSLQIQMTRIQQNENQLESVLDNMINGIVMIDFNGKIVLMNRRAEEVLGFSAGELVGRHFAEAKQQYELAQMIQEGLQSKVHMREEITFYFPEERLLELNLVPIHRESKEFSGVLLVLQDVSAIRRLERMRSEFVANVSHELKTPITAVKGFAETLLGGAVNDEETARSFLQIIYDESDRLNRLIGDILELSKIESRRVPLVFSPVEVTSFVDKSIKLMQSEADRKNITISLNVEPGLYVEADEDRLRQIVMNLLSNGINYTAEGGRLSLKAEGRGEDYIRIEISDTGSGIPKKDLPRIFERFYRVDKARSRSSGGTGLGLSIVKHLIELHKGTISVKSEVGIGSTFTIELPVLQ, translated from the coding sequence ATGAATAGCTTTCGGACCAGGCTGACGCTAATTATGATTGTCATGATCGCCTTATCGGTTAGTGCAGCAGGGTTATTTATGGTTAAAACGTTTAAAGAAACCCATATCGAAGCTCTTGAGGACAATATGGTGCGCGAGATGCAAATCATTTCGGCAAAAATGGAATGGAAGTCTGGAGATTTACCATCGCTATACTCCTATTATTCAAAAGAAGCAAAGGAACTGAAAGGTTATACAGGCTCTCGTGTTACGTTTATTCGCAATGATGGGACGGTGCTTGGAGATTCGGATACAGATCCGAAGGAAATGGAAAACCATTTGGACCGAATGGAAATCCAAGAGGCGCTGGAAACCGGAACCGGCAGAGTGATACGGGCGAGCAGTACAACGAAGCAAAATATGATGTATGTGGCCATTCCCGTTGACATTGTGCCAGGTCAAGCTCCGGATGTCATTCGACTGTCAATGAGCTTGAAGGAGGTTGAGGAGAGCATTCGTCGTTTAACGATGCTTCTTGTCGGCGGGCTATTGGTGCTCTTTCTAATTGCGGCTTTAATTAGCTTCCGTCTCGCTCTTGGCCTCACAAGGCAGCTGGAGCAAATCACGAAGGTTGCTAAACGCATTAAAAACATGGATTATCTTGCAAGAGTAAATGTAACGAAGCAGGATGAAATCGGTGAGCTTGGTAACGCTATAAATGCGATGGCAGATAGCCTGCAGATTCAAATGACAAGAATTCAGCAAAATGAGAACCAGCTTGAGAGTGTACTTGATAATATGATCAACGGAATTGTCATGATTGATTTCAATGGCAAAATCGTTCTGATGAATAGACGCGCTGAGGAAGTGCTGGGCTTCTCTGCTGGAGAACTGGTCGGCCGCCATTTCGCGGAAGCGAAGCAGCAGTACGAGCTCGCTCAAATGATTCAAGAGGGACTTCAGAGCAAGGTGCATATGCGCGAGGAGATTACGTTCTATTTTCCAGAGGAGAGGCTGCTGGAGCTTAATCTGGTGCCTATTCATCGCGAGAGCAAGGAATTTTCTGGCGTGCTGCTCGTACTGCAGGATGTATCAGCCATTCGCAGATTGGAGCGTATGCGCAGTGAATTTGTCGCGAACGTCTCGCATGAGCTGAAGACGCCGATTACGGCTGTTAAGGGCTTCGCAGAAACCTTGCTTGGCGGTGCAGTAAATGATGAAGAAACCGCACGTTCGTTTTTGCAAATTATTTATGATGAGAGCGACCGACTTAACCGATTGATCGGCGATATATTAGAGCTGTCCAAAATCGAATCACGCCGTGTTCCACTCGTATTCTCACCCGTAGAGGTGACCTCATTTGTCGATAAATCGATTAAGCTCATGCAATCCGAGGCTGATCGCAAAAATATTACGATTAGCCTTAATGTCGAGCCAGGCTTGTATGTCGAGGCTGACGAGGATCGACTGCGTCAAATCGTTATGAATCTGCTCTCTAACGGCATTAATTATACGGCGGAGGGAGGACGGCTTTCCTTAAAAGCGGAAGGGCGCGGCGAGGATTATATTCGAATTGAAATTAGCGACACCGGCAGCGGTATTCCAAAGAAGGATTTGCCTCGTATTTTTGAAAGGTTTTATCGGGTGGATAAAGCACGTTCGAGGAGCTCAGGCGGGACGGGACTTGGCTTATCTATTGTTAAGCATCTAATTGAGCTGCATAAAGGAACCATATCGGTAAAGAGTGAGGTTGGTATTGGCTCAACGTTTACAATTGAGCTGCCTGTCCTCCAGTAG
- a CDS encoding bile acid:sodium symporter produces MREFGLAFNRHFERWMFILIPGSLIFGFIFARQLQPYIETVPYLFAYVTLTMAIGCGLGQLREVMKRPGIMALTFVIAHVISPLVAFGLGSLVFGADSPYVVGLVLFTIIPIGVSTVLWVGMSGGSVPLMLAMVVLDSALSPLVVPAGIHLFFDSAVEVKAGPIIIDLLIIIVLPTIIGVGLNQMSRGRIQNAVAPYTSPLSKLCFVAVVSLNASAIAPHLDKLKQDMVLLIPLVVVLVGLCYAFGYIGTAKLRNYEQQVTVSYATGMRNISLGIVLALGYFSPLAAVPVVLSILIQQPLATVHHYVLQKLNRNKAGESPVPHVR; encoded by the coding sequence ATGCGTGAATTTGGTTTAGCCTTTAATCGGCATTTTGAACGATGGATGTTTATTCTTATTCCAGGCTCTTTAATTTTTGGTTTTATATTCGCGCGGCAGTTGCAGCCGTATATCGAGACGGTGCCTTATCTATTCGCTTATGTGACTTTAACGATGGCTATTGGCTGCGGCCTTGGACAATTGCGCGAGGTGATGAAGAGGCCTGGGATTATGGCTTTGACCTTCGTCATAGCTCATGTCATATCTCCGCTTGTCGCTTTCGGTCTTGGATCGCTTGTATTTGGTGCGGATTCGCCATATGTGGTTGGTCTCGTTTTGTTTACGATTATTCCGATCGGAGTATCGACGGTTTTATGGGTTGGGATGTCAGGCGGGAGTGTACCGCTTATGCTGGCAATGGTGGTGCTGGATTCAGCGTTAAGCCCGCTTGTCGTGCCGGCAGGCATCCATCTCTTTTTTGACTCAGCGGTTGAGGTGAAGGCAGGGCCGATCATTATTGATCTGCTTATCATTATTGTGCTGCCAACCATTATTGGTGTCGGGCTTAATCAAATGAGCCGCGGACGCATTCAAAATGCTGTCGCACCCTACACATCGCCGCTCTCGAAGCTATGCTTCGTTGCTGTTGTTTCATTGAATGCTTCTGCAATTGCGCCGCATCTAGACAAGCTGAAGCAGGATATGGTGCTGTTGATACCGCTAGTTGTTGTGCTGGTTGGCCTATGCTATGCCTTTGGTTATATAGGAACAGCGAAGCTTCGCAATTATGAGCAGCAGGTGACGGTTTCCTATGCGACAGGAATGCGGAATATTTCACTTGGTATCGTGCTTGCTCTCGGTTATTTCAGTCCGCTTGCAGCAGTTCCAGTCGTGCTGTCGATCCTTATCCAGCAGCCGCTTGCAACGGTGCATCATTATGTTTTACAAAAACTTAATAGAAACAAAGCTGGCGAAAGTCCAGTACCGCATGTACGATAA
- a CDS encoding YfbR-like 5'-deoxynucleotidase, translated as MKNGKFTNTIIRMQYVPRWSEFAPRFEDNASTHSFRCAALAILIGIIEEKVYEQPVDKLGLLGRCLWGDLKNTGTGSIKHVTKKESLVMNHILDFEIELSKEIVSYLSKSLQAQAFDYIVNAQDDTHIGRLVDAIDTLDAYLYCRRESEYDSNPFFHAKHKELKQTLLDTKLASIRWLLDEYDKQDGFYEFIQYIVSLDTVKRWNGSYNLVPDNDATHSFRVASLALFNGLLERERFGNKSIDLYRLVAKAVLHDLPEALSGDVVSNFKHNNPDIKHAFEQYERETAQFMINKLPQLFHEDMTDFIAHSKSDDYVGEMVDIADKLDALIKSSLEMRNNPHYAETYYHQLVKVQHRYENPCVIFFLAYILHDLTYSNLIGQ; from the coding sequence ATGAAAAATGGTAAATTTACGAATACAATTATTCGCATGCAATATGTGCCTCGGTGGAGTGAGTTCGCTCCGCGCTTCGAGGACAACGCTTCCACTCATAGCTTTAGATGCGCGGCATTAGCTATTCTAATTGGTATTATTGAGGAAAAAGTGTATGAGCAGCCGGTGGATAAACTGGGGCTGCTGGGTAGATGTTTGTGGGGAGACCTTAAAAATACAGGAACCGGCTCTATCAAGCATGTGACCAAAAAAGAATCGCTCGTCATGAACCATATCCTCGATTTCGAAATCGAGCTCAGCAAGGAAATTGTTTCTTATCTTTCTAAGTCGCTGCAGGCACAAGCATTTGATTATATCGTCAACGCGCAGGATGATACGCATATTGGCCGTTTGGTCGACGCCATCGATACACTCGATGCCTATCTTTATTGCCGAAGAGAATCCGAATATGATTCGAATCCTTTCTTTCATGCCAAGCATAAGGAGCTTAAGCAGACGCTGCTTGATACTAAGCTCGCTTCCATCCGCTGGCTGCTGGACGAATACGATAAGCAGGACGGATTTTATGAGTTTATTCAATACATCGTCAGCCTAGATACAGTAAAAAGATGGAACGGAAGCTATAATCTTGTGCCGGACAATGATGCCACGCATTCGTTTCGGGTTGCGTCGCTTGCACTCTTCAACGGGCTGCTCGAAAGAGAGCGCTTTGGCAACAAAAGCATCGATCTGTACCGGCTCGTAGCAAAGGCCGTCCTGCATGATTTGCCGGAAGCGTTATCGGGCGATGTTGTCTCCAATTTCAAGCATAATAATCCAGACATCAAGCATGCCTTCGAGCAATATGAGCGGGAAACCGCACAATTTATGATCAACAAGCTGCCTCAGCTTTTTCATGAGGATATGACTGACTTCATCGCCCATAGCAAATCCGATGATTACGTCGGTGAAATGGTCGATATTGCGGACAAGCTTGATGCCTTAATTAAATCCAGCCTCGAGATGCGCAACAATCCGCATTATGCAGAAACCTATTATCATCAGCTGGTAAAGGTCCAGCATCGATATGAGAATCCTTGCGTTATTTTTTTCCTCGCCTACATTTTGCATGATTTGACCTATTCTAATCTTATCGGCCAGTAG
- a CDS encoding response regulator yields MIGKVLLVDDEAHITRNLEKVIPWEMLGLAVGGTAKNGIEALELLEQEQFNLLLCDIRMPIMDGLELVRHIRDKSITCDIIMLSGYQDFAYTRTAIQFGVNDYVLKPIPYDELTGVIARLMSNQRSKQKQLEEEKQKLGRMIDLASEKILSDIIMDYTDVTAANWLLTGDEAQLKEQHFAVIVLDIDVSSEKMKDWREWSDKERKLWNFAVCNVLREQLQRLALHHAVIQIRDGEWCVLIETDKTAVFELDIIKERANMLLAAIKSHVKLSLFAGIYHQFASVADLSRAYKLVQQGMQLAPEHDSIAIYPSEHQKSSRVDQAFWDTAEKIVGAVKRGDTFGVDKELQGITELLQRMNEPSMNRVKPLLHFFVLHLMREMKEMGVFSREQEDMLWRRLDRRFGVKDLLSVIRQVTNAVSEKSMDKKKQSERSMTEAKAFLNRNLYRDLSVEETATHVGLSSSYFSLLFKQTYGETFIEYVTRQRMERAKTMLTETLKSVAQISKEVGYAERRYFTKVFMKYTGENPTDFRSKRQADVQDPGGLIEPTM; encoded by the coding sequence ATGATCGGAAAAGTGCTCCTTGTTGATGATGAAGCACATATTACGAGAAATCTAGAAAAGGTTATCCCCTGGGAAATGCTCGGGCTAGCGGTTGGCGGCACAGCCAAAAATGGTATTGAAGCTTTGGAGCTGCTGGAGCAGGAGCAATTTAATTTGCTGCTTTGTGATATTCGGATGCCGATTATGGACGGGCTGGAGCTTGTGCGGCATATCCGTGATAAATCGATAACTTGTGATATTATTATGCTGTCGGGCTATCAGGATTTTGCTTATACACGAACAGCCATTCAATTTGGTGTAAATGATTATGTGCTGAAACCGATCCCTTATGATGAGCTGACGGGTGTCATAGCAAGGCTTATGTCCAATCAGCGAAGCAAGCAGAAGCAGCTGGAGGAGGAGAAGCAGAAGCTGGGTCGGATGATTGACTTGGCAAGCGAGAAAATATTATCCGATATTATTATGGATTATACGGATGTTACTGCTGCTAACTGGCTGCTAACCGGGGATGAGGCACAGCTTAAGGAGCAGCATTTCGCGGTAATTGTCCTAGACATAGATGTCAGCTCGGAGAAAATGAAGGATTGGCGGGAATGGTCGGATAAGGAACGCAAACTGTGGAATTTTGCCGTCTGTAACGTTCTTCGTGAGCAGCTGCAGCGGCTTGCTCTGCATCATGCCGTCATTCAAATTCGCGATGGTGAATGGTGTGTCCTAATTGAGACGGATAAGACGGCTGTTTTCGAGCTGGACATCATTAAAGAAAGAGCAAATATGCTGCTGGCAGCAATTAAAAGTCATGTGAAGCTGTCATTGTTTGCGGGTATTTATCATCAATTTGCATCGGTTGCCGATTTGTCCCGTGCGTATAAGCTTGTACAGCAAGGTATGCAGCTAGCGCCAGAGCACGATAGTATTGCAATATACCCATCTGAGCATCAAAAATCGTCACGAGTGGATCAAGCGTTCTGGGATACGGCTGAAAAGATTGTTGGTGCGGTTAAACGCGGCGATACTTTCGGCGTAGATAAGGAGCTGCAAGGGATTACTGAGCTTTTGCAGCGCATGAACGAGCCCTCTATGAATCGTGTTAAGCCGCTGCTGCATTTCTTTGTGCTGCATCTCATGCGGGAGATGAAGGAAATGGGAGTTTTCTCGCGCGAGCAAGAGGATATGCTGTGGCGCAGATTAGATCGTCGCTTCGGTGTCAAGGATTTGCTTTCGGTTATTAGGCAGGTGACAAATGCTGTATCTGAGAAATCAATGGATAAGAAAAAGCAATCAGAGCGATCCATGACAGAAGCCAAGGCGTTTCTTAATCGGAATCTATATCGTGATCTTAGTGTAGAGGAGACTGCGACACATGTTGGTCTAAGTTCCTCCTATTTCAGCTTATTGTTTAAACAAACATATGGGGAAACGTTTATCGAATATGTGACGCGGCAGCGAATGGAGCGTGCGAAGACGATGCTGACAGAGACGCTCAAGAGTGTGGCGCAGATTTCGAAGGAAGTAGGCTATGCAGAACGGCGTTATTTTACGAAAGTATTTATGAAATATACTGGTGAAAATCCAACCGATTTCCGCAGCAAGCGGCAAGCCGACGTACAAGATCCGGGCGGCCTTATTGAGCCTACGATGTAA
- a CDS encoding sensor histidine kinase, with the protein MNLRPKLMLAFILLIIIPMIGLGIFSFVNSERLLEKKYSEQTEISLRAVGGNIRYFFRELDQLSDGNLTSSEVQDTLKYSTRTTNDASTLIAINQAEKEMKRILFQHRAVSFVVLYAADGTMFRSFRNDPITFKPISFDMLQQHALYKEVTRLGGRPLWIGPYEQSELTGVDPPLFTQLRVVKDIDTFNDLGVMITQYKTEELSSMFKDFQNPNADAAETRYLIVNKSGLIMLDSKRELDGQNINGQTDAMPLLTENYNSSRVEFEDVDSLVSSYQLDRNEWMLVSVKPWNSLTNENVRFVQWIGMITVLGLLSAVLFNVFFVNRVAKSIIKVVRKMRLVEQGLLDIRVNANGKDETVLLAKSFNSMVERIGHLLSEVRKEQARKQHAEMMLMQAQIKPHFLFNTLESINALAAQNEGAKIMLMVRRLSIMLRTSMHHSEEISIKQEVEHVRSYLEIQKYRFEELFSYELNVAAEALDFTILKLTLQPLVENSIQHGFEGYEDGKGILTLDVIAEPHQIVIIVRDNGHGMRTSVLSKLAAGSNPSSKQSNAAEIGESRGLGLRNVADRLRIHYGPAFGMWICSEEGSGTVIRCVIPKSRGDRL; encoded by the coding sequence ATGAACTTGAGACCGAAATTGATGCTTGCTTTTATATTGCTGATCATTATTCCGATGATTGGTCTCGGCATATTTTCTTTCGTGAATTCAGAGAGATTGCTGGAGAAAAAATATAGTGAGCAAACTGAAATTTCGCTTCGGGCGGTAGGGGGCAATATCCGGTATTTCTTTCGAGAGCTGGACCAGCTCTCCGACGGCAATCTGACAAGCTCAGAGGTGCAGGATACCCTGAAATACAGTACGCGTACGACTAATGATGCTAGTACATTAATTGCGATAAACCAAGCTGAAAAAGAAATGAAGCGCATCTTGTTCCAGCATCGAGCGGTAAGCTTTGTCGTGCTGTACGCAGCGGATGGAACGATGTTTCGCTCGTTTCGCAACGATCCGATTACGTTCAAGCCGATTTCCTTTGATATGCTGCAGCAGCATGCTCTGTACAAAGAGGTTACGAGACTCGGCGGACGTCCGCTATGGATCGGTCCTTATGAGCAGAGTGAGCTAACAGGCGTCGATCCTCCTCTGTTTACTCAGCTGCGCGTTGTAAAGGATATCGATACGTTTAATGATCTCGGAGTTATGATTACACAATATAAAACAGAAGAATTATCGAGTATGTTCAAAGACTTTCAGAATCCTAATGCCGATGCAGCTGAGACTAGATACCTTATCGTGAACAAATCGGGTCTCATTATGCTTGACAGCAAAAGAGAGCTCGATGGTCAAAATATTAATGGCCAAACGGATGCAATGCCGCTGCTGACGGAAAATTACAACAGTTCAAGGGTAGAGTTCGAGGATGTAGACAGTCTTGTCTCTTCCTATCAACTCGATCGCAATGAATGGATGCTTGTTTCTGTGAAGCCGTGGAATTCTTTGACGAATGAGAATGTTCGCTTCGTGCAGTGGATAGGCATGATTACGGTGCTTGGTTTGTTGTCGGCTGTACTGTTCAACGTATTCTTCGTGAACCGAGTCGCCAAATCGATTATTAAAGTAGTCAGGAAAATGAGATTGGTAGAGCAAGGGCTGCTGGACATTCGCGTAAATGCAAATGGCAAGGATGAAACTGTGCTGTTAGCTAAGAGCTTCAATAGCATGGTTGAACGTATCGGACATTTGCTAAGTGAGGTTCGCAAAGAGCAGGCACGCAAGCAGCATGCGGAAATGATGTTGATGCAGGCTCAGATCAAGCCGCATTTTTTGTTTAATACACTGGAGTCGATTAACGCTCTAGCTGCACAAAATGAAGGTGCAAAGATTATGCTTATGGTCCGCAGATTAAGTATCATGCTGCGAACGAGTATGCATCACTCGGAGGAAATAAGCATAAAGCAAGAGGTGGAGCATGTTCGAAGCTATTTAGAAATTCAAAAGTATCGTTTTGAAGAGCTTTTCAGCTATGAGTTGAACGTTGCCGCTGAAGCGCTTGATTTTACTATACTAAAGCTTACCCTGCAGCCGCTTGTGGAAAACAGTATCCAACATGGCTTTGAGGGCTATGAGGATGGGAAAGGCATATTAACGCTAGATGTCATCGCTGAGCCGCATCAAATCGTCATTATAGTCCGTGATAATGGACATGGGATGAGAACAAGCGTATTAAGCAAACTAGCGGCAGGCTCAAATCCATCCAGCAAGCAGTCGAATGCTGCGGAAATCGGAGAAAGCAGAGGTCTTGGTCTGCGAAATGTTGCAGATCGTTTGCGTATTCATTATGGACCGGCGTTTGGCATGTGGATATGCAGTGAAGAAGGCAGCGGTACGGTTATTCGTTGTGTCATTCCGAAGAGCAGAGGTGATCGGCTATGA